Proteins encoded by one window of bacterium:
- a CDS encoding Ldh family oxidoreductase yields the protein MENETCWIPFECMERFIKDVFMGIGVPEQDAIVCTDVLIAADKRGIDSHGIGRLKPIYYDRIKEGIQNPVTEFEIIREGPTTAVIDGHDGMGMVIAKRSMQMAIDKAKKYGMGMVAVRNSTHYGIAGYYALMAAGNDMIGITGTNARPSIAPTFGVENMLGTNPLTFAMPTDEAFPFFLDCATSVSQRGKIEVYDRLDQAIPPGWVIGEDGQTRTDTHQILDDLIKGTAALTPLGGIGEEGGGYKGYGYATVVEILSAALQQGTFLKGLLGFSPDGAKQPYHLGHFFIAIDIAAFIEPAEFKRASGEILRQLRHSHLAPGEQRIYTAGEKEYLTWLERRDKGVPVNPVLQKQILQLKRELNLQQHVFPFETKANY from the coding sequence ATGGAAAACGAGACATGCTGGATACCGTTTGAGTGCATGGAACGCTTTATCAAAGACGTGTTCATGGGAATCGGCGTCCCGGAACAGGACGCGATCGTCTGCACCGATGTGCTGATTGCCGCCGATAAACGTGGGATCGACTCACACGGCATCGGCCGGCTGAAACCAATCTATTATGACCGGATCAAGGAAGGCATCCAGAATCCGGTAACGGAGTTTGAAATCATCCGGGAAGGCCCGACCACCGCCGTCATTGACGGTCATGACGGCATGGGCATGGTCATCGCCAAACGCTCCATGCAGATGGCCATCGACAAGGCAAAAAAATACGGCATGGGCATGGTGGCGGTCAGGAACTCGACCCACTACGGCATCGCCGGATATTATGCGCTGATGGCAGCCGGGAACGACATGATCGGCATCACCGGCACCAATGCCCGGCCGTCCATTGCCCCGACCTTTGGCGTGGAAAATATGCTGGGCACCAATCCGCTGACCTTCGCCATGCCGACGGATGAAGCCTTTCCATTCTTCCTGGACTGCGCCACATCGGTTTCACAACGCGGGAAAATTGAAGTCTATGACCGCCTTGATCAAGCGATCCCGCCAGGCTGGGTCATCGGCGAAGACGGCCAAACCCGTACCGATACCCACCAGATCCTTGACGACCTGATCAAAGGCACCGCCGCACTGACCCCATTAGGCGGTATCGGCGAGGAAGGGGGCGGCTACAAGGGATACGGCTATGCCACGGTCGTCGAGATCCTGTCCGCCGCGCTCCAGCAAGGGACCTTCCTGAAAGGCTTGCTGGGCTTTAGCCCCGACGGCGCCAAGCAACCTTATCATCTGGGCCATTTCTTTATCGCCATCGACATTGCCGCCTTCATCGAACCGGCGGAATTCAAACGCGCCTCCGGCGAGATCCTGAGGCAACTGCGCCACTCCCATCTCGCCCCCGGGGAACAGCGGATCTACACTGCGGGCGAAAAAGAATATCTGACCTGGCTGGAGCGCCGCGACAAGGGCGTGCCCGTCAATCCGGTACTGCAGAAACAAATACTGCAGCTCAAACGCGAATTAAATCTGCAGCAGCATGTATTTCCGTTTGAAACGAAGGCGAATTACTAA
- a CDS encoding RluA family pseudouridine synthase, with protein sequence MKVTPDGKGKRLDAWLSRVEPDLSRARIQELIRTGHITLNGKPAKPSQTLASGQDIQIAIPPPVEIDLRPEAIPLDVLYEDADLIVINKPAGLVVHPAAGHTSGTLVNALLAHCPDLSGINGEKRPGIVHRLDRDTTGVMVVAKHEKAMQSLSHQFKDRETTKDYLALVWGHLTPSAGRTETLIGRNPRDRKKMCTHPDHGRNAITNYETQEIFADASLLRVRIETGRTHQIRIHMAHLGHSIIGDPLYGRPRHNVLPVPLPPRQMLHAARLTITHPSTGEVLTFKAPLPEDMKQLLAALRK encoded by the coding sequence ATGAAAGTTACTCCTGATGGCAAAGGCAAGCGGTTGGATGCCTGGCTGAGCCGGGTGGAGCCAGACCTCTCGCGGGCCCGCATCCAGGAATTGATCCGCACGGGCCATATCACCCTGAACGGGAAACCCGCCAAACCCAGTCAAACCCTCGCCTCCGGACAGGACATCCAGATCGCGATCCCGCCCCCGGTTGAGATTGACCTCAGGCCGGAAGCCATTCCCCTGGATGTTTTATATGAAGACGCAGATCTGATCGTGATCAATAAGCCGGCCGGCCTGGTCGTCCATCCCGCCGCAGGACACACCTCGGGCACCCTGGTGAACGCCTTGCTGGCGCATTGCCCCGACCTGTCGGGGATCAACGGGGAGAAACGTCCGGGGATTGTGCATCGCCTTGATCGCGACACGACGGGCGTGATGGTGGTAGCCAAGCATGAGAAAGCCATGCAGTCACTGTCCCATCAGTTCAAAGACCGGGAAACCACCAAGGACTATCTGGCACTGGTCTGGGGACACCTGACGCCCTCCGCAGGCCGGACCGAGACGCTGATCGGACGGAATCCCCGTGACCGCAAGAAAATGTGTACCCACCCGGATCATGGCCGCAACGCCATTACGAATTACGAAACGCAGGAGATCTTTGCAGACGCCTCCTTACTGCGCGTCCGCATTGAAACCGGTCGCACCCACCAGATTCGCATCCATATGGCCCACCTCGGACATTCCATCATCGGGGACCCCTTGTATGGCCGCCCCCGCCACAACGTCCTGCCGGTCCCCCTCCCTCCCCGCCAGATGCTTCACGCCGCCCGCCTGACCATCACCCATCCCTCGACCGGCGAGGTACTGACGTTTAAGGCCCCGCTTCCGGAGGACATGAAGCAACTGCTGGCCGCTCTTCGAAAATAG